GTGTTTAGATATTGTTTTAAGTCAGGGAATCATCCAGAcatgaaagaaaaggaaaagagaGTCAGACAGATAACGGGTCCTGATAAATGTGCTTCGAATAATGAATTCATTGATGAAGCCTATGTGTGCACATTCCTATGCACACCCCTcagggctaagcccccccttcCCCTATCTTTCAGTCCTAGTGACACCCTTGGCCTGCAATAGTTTTTTAAACTATTGGTCTGTGGCATATTACACAAATCAAATCATATTAAGCCCCCCAAAATGGGGAAAACAGACGACAAAATGTACAACGTGAAAACGTGAAATCCTgacattataaaaatgtttattattatataactttTGGTGCCTCTATACaaaattctaaatatattaAACTATCCTCAGTATGTTTTGATTTTTCAATATACGGCCCTCCATGGAAACAGTGTGGTCTCCCTTGATGTAATGTTGTAGAATGCACCATAAATAGCATCTATAAGAGTTATAGCTGTCAAAAAATGGTTAGTGTTTTTGTATAAAATCGTATGCACTGTCAAACTATAAGCATATAAGCATATAAGCATATGCAATGAGCATAATTGTACACATTATATAACCTGTGTTTAgaatgttataaaaaaaaaaaaccaaaatgatcGGTATTATTGATCAAGAGCGGAGCAAAGTTCAGTAACAGCTGTCTTTCTGGCCAATCTTCGTCCAGAAGGCGGGGGATAGAAAATGTGCAAGATGATACATATGTTCTCCACAGCTTCAAGCCAAGCAGTCCAGGTCGGCGGAGGGAGGCGAGCTGTGCACGGAGCACACTTTCTGGCAAAGATGGTCTCAATTAAATCGCCGTCGTCTCTGGCGCACATGTCCTGCGCGCAGGTTCTCCTGGTTATGGGCTGCGTAAGTTTCCTTTTCCTTGCTGTCCTGCTGTTCCGGCAGCTCGTCAAGCAGAGAAGACCCCCTGGCTTCCCCCCGGGGCCTTCTCCCATCCCTGTCATCGGGAATATTCTGTCTCTGGTCACGGAGCCGCACGTCTTCCTCAAGAAGCAGAGTGAAGTTCACGGACAGGTACGCGCACTGTGCCACTGCACAGCCATGCACGTGCACGCTAAAAAGGCAGGCACGGTTACGAAACCAACACATGCAGCCTCCTGCAGAAAGTTTATCACCTCACTGTCCTGTAATTTCTTATATAAATGACTTGAACTTATTCTAGTTTATGCATATAGTTTGTGTGCAGGTTTGACTCATTTTGCATGAGGCTAATTTTGTCATGTACATGGTGCAGATTTTCAGTCTGGACCTGGGAGGAATCCTGACTGTGGTGTTAAACGGCTACGACTGCATCAGAGAATGCCTTTACCATCAGAGTGAGGTGTTTGCGGATCGGCCATCTTTGCCTCTCTtcaagaaaatgacaaaaatgggcGGTAAGAGCCACACAAAAGATGACATTTCATATGGACTGCAGTAATGAAGCATTCACCTCAATGACCTTCACCTCAAGGTCTTCTTAATTGCAAATACGGCAAAGGTTGGATCGATCACCGTAAACTGGCCTGCAACTCGTTCCGCTACTTTGGCAGCGGTCAAAGGCTCTTCGAGAGGAAGATCTCGGAGGAGTGCATGTTCTTCGTGGACGCCATCGACGAGCACAAGGGAAAGCCCTTCAACCCCAAACACCTTGTGACCAACGCCGTCTCCAACATCACAAACCTGATCATTTTCGGACAGCGCTTCAGCTATGACGACCGTAACTTTCAGCACATGATCGAGATCTTCAGCGAAAACGTGGAGCTGGCGGTGAGCGGCTGGGCCTTCCTCTACAACGCCTTCCCTTGGATCGAGTACCTGCCCTTTGGGAAGCACCAGAAGCTCTTCCGCAATGCCGCTGAAGTTTACGACTTCCTGCTGCAGGTCATTAAGGGCTTTTCCCGAGGCAGGGTACCCCATGTACCTCGGCACTACGTTGATGCCTACTTGGATGAGTTGGAGCAGAATGCAGCAAATCCAAATTCTTCCTTCTCCTATGACAACCTCATCTATTCTGTGGGGGAGCTCATCATTGCTGGCACGGAGACCACCACCAACACCCTGAGATGGGCCATGCTGTACATGGCTCTTTACCCCAACATTCAAGGTCAGCTATGATGTCCAATGTTTGTACTCCCAAAGTAGACCGTAGACCTCACCAAAGCTTACCAACTTGCATCTATACTCCATTACCATTaagattattattgttttttgtgtaatattgcTATTATATGGGAGGAGCCTATACCTCCATCAAGGCTCCAAAATGGAAATTTGGACCAACACCTCCTGAAAATGccaatcacatttatttttttagattttatatttacTCTTTTGTATCAGGAAATAAAAAGTTAATTCATTATGTGTTTGACTAAAATGAGTTTGGAAGGCTTGAaaaatttttagattttttttttttcaagcttcTTCTTGTCTTGTGGCGCTtgcctcttcttctttttctttcagcttttctcttcaggggtcgccagagcaaatcaatctcctccatccaaccctgtcttctgcatctgtctcaccaactaccctcatgtcctccttcactatatccataaacctcctctttggtcttctcagtctggcctctctgacttaatctccaagacctctaacatgtaatgtccctctgatgtactcgttcctgatcctatccatcctggtcactcccaatgagaacctcagaatcctacctccagttctgcttcccgtCTTTTCCTCattggcactgtctctagaccaaacaacatggctggtcccaccacagttttgtatacctttcctttcattttagctgaaactcttctatcactcaacacgcctgacacttttctccacccattCCATGCTTCTTcccctccttttcacaatctctcTTCTGAACGGTTGACCCCAGGTAGTTagaattctccaccttctgtatctctgcTCCCCCTCatctcactcttccacttgggtccctctcattcataCACATTTACTCTGTCTTGCTGAGCCTAGTGATGTcatgatatgcaaattagatgagtgaatttactaacatcacaaactttgg
The Doryrhamphus excisus isolate RoL2022-K1 chromosome 12, RoL_Dexc_1.0, whole genome shotgun sequence genome window above contains:
- the LOC131139455 gene encoding vitamin D 25-hydroxylase, producing the protein MVSIKSPSSLAHMSCAQVLLVMGCVSFLFLAVLLFRQLVKQRRPPGFPPGPSPIPVIGNILSLVTEPHVFLKKQSEVHGQIFSLDLGGILTVVLNGYDCIRECLYHQSEVFADRPSLPLFKKMTKMGGLLNCKYGKGWIDHRKLACNSFRYFGSGQRLFERKISEECMFFVDAIDEHKGKPFNPKHLVTNAVSNITNLIIFGQRFSYDDRNFQHMIEIFSENVELAVSGWAFLYNAFPWIEYLPFGKHQKLFRNAAEVYDFLLQVIKGFSRGRVPHVPRHYVDAYLDELEQNAANPNSSFSYDNLIYSVGELIIAGTETTTNTLRWAMLYMALYPNIQERVHREIDSVLTNGRPPSLEDKQKMPFVEAVLHEILRFCNIVPLGIFRATSQDAQVNGYTIPKGTMVITNLYSVHFDEKYWTDPGVFSPQRFLDSNGNFVRREAFLPFSLGRRHCVGEQLARMEMFLFFTTLLQRFHLQFPPGSVPTVAPKLGMTLQPKPYSICAIRRQHFGDTPYPK